The following are encoded together in the Rana temporaria chromosome 12, aRanTem1.1, whole genome shotgun sequence genome:
- the C12H17orf113 gene encoding transmembrane protein C17orf113 homolog — protein sequence MDNNSLPIMYDFRMGGSGSIVTPGKKPAGETSNSNKKCKRYFNEHWKEEFTWLEFDYERKLMFCVECRQALVKNKHGKAENAFTVGTDNFQRHALLRHVTSGAHKQALAVNREQMAMELQFHQEMKSVIKAEMDPSKIAIMTTVFCMAKESISSKKLSSLLELQKFNLCEALLSSEQNEYYHSSSVREMQAAIVKVLHSEDRRRLKESPFIGLVVDETVDITEHHCLVLFATSVTPCDGQLYITFLGRFALCSEETNPVVEKVVEILSDFQIPPKKVVWFSSDGSSLMTDRKNGVGEKLKTLCPLITELHCISHRRSLLPTESFVSADYGRKYESVMDAVYRLYGNKPGEASSFQELRNVITTCGIDLNCPGTVHWMAILPAVATIDSSWPTLVLLLESESTKSPVASGLCLELKKFWFVAFTKVLLDILPIFQKLNQFFQIEDLDISMINPIVLASQSTLQAQKSTNGQNFQEFLNELNEHPDDDNESRFYYKGVELVDCSKVQLKCFELIKQACLDSVCKSLLDRFPVNVLKVISSLSIIFNPKCYPSSLDDIGAYGELELRHLLQYFSDVLVPERATNDFALFKRIVFSLSHLTFRDLCIKLVHSSSEMHELFPDFTVLAAVALVMPLGSTLFEKMNRAKELWKKINLEDIVENGFSDVLKICIDNPSLNELDFAKAIDLFENTRQSDNK from the exons ATGGATAACAACAGCCTTCCCATAATGTATGATTTCAGAATGGGTGGCAGCGGAAGTATAGTGACCCCTGGAAAAAAGCCAGCAGGTGAGACCTCAAACTCCAACAAGAAATGCAAGCGGTATTTTAATGAGCACTGGAAGGAAGAGTTTACCTGGCTGGAGTTTGACTACGAGCGCAAGCTGATGTTTTGTGTAGAGTGCCGTCAGGCACTTGTGAAGAACAAGCATGGCAAGGCCGAGAACGCCTTTACTGTGGGTACAGACAATTTTCAGCGACATGCACTTTTACGCCACGTGACCTCCGGTGCCCACAAGCAGGCACTTGCTGTAAATAGGGAGCAAATGGCCATGGAATTACAGTTTCACCAAGAGATGAAGTCTGTTATCAAAGCTGAGATGGATCCATCCAAGATAGCGATCATGACCACTGTCTTTTGTATGGCCAAAGAGAGCATCTCCAGCAAGAAGTTGTCCTCTCTGCTGGAGCTGCAGAAATTCAATCTATGTGAAGCATTGTTGTCTTCTGAGCAAAATGAGTATTACCACTCAAGCAGTGTGAGAGAAATGCAG GCAGCCATTGTTAAAGTACTGCACAGTGAAGATCGGAGGAGATTGAAAGAATCACCTTTTATTGGACTAGTTGTTGATGAGACCGTGGATATAACAGAGCATCACTGTCTTGTATTGTTCGCCACCTCCGTTACACCTTGTGATGGACAGCTGTACATCACATTTCTGGGGAGATTTGCGTTATGTTCAGAGGAAACAAACCCAGTTGTTGAAAAAGTAGTTGAGATATTAAGTGACTTTCAAATTCCTCCTAAAAAAGTGGTTTGGTTTAGCTCTGATGGCTCTTCACTGATGACAGACAGGAAGAATGGAGTTGGCGAAAAGCTAAAGACCCTTTGCCCACTAATAACTGAGCTTCATTGCATCTCACATAGAAGATCTTTGCTTCCAACAGAAAGTTTTGTCAGTGCTGATTATGGGAGGAAATATGAAAGTGTCATGGATGCAGTATATAGACTGTATGGCAATAAACCTGGAGAAGCTTCTAGTTTTCAAGAGTTACGTAATGTTATCACTACTTGTGGCATAGACTTAAATTGTCCAGGAACAGTTCACTGGATGGCTATATTGCCAGCTGTTGCAACTATTGACTCTTCATGGCCAACTTTAGTTCTTTTACTTGAAAGTGAATCCACAAAATCTCCCGTAGCCAGTGGATTATGCTTAGAGCTAAAGAAATTCTGGTTTGTGGCTTTTACTAAGGTTCTTCTGGACATTCTTCCTATCTTCCAAAAACTTAACCAGTTTTTCCAAATTGAGGATCTAGATATATCAATGATAAATCCAATAGTGCTGGCCTCACAGTCCACCCTGCAGGCCCAAAAATCCACTAATGGCCAGAACTTTCAAGAGTTCCTTAATGAACTGAATGAGCATCCTGATGATGACAATGAAAGTAGGTTCTACTACAAAGGAGTAGAGCTGGTTGACTGTTCCAAAGTGCAATTGAAATGTTTTGAGCTCATAAAACAAGCCTGTCTTGACAGTGTCTGCAAGAGCCTCCTGGATCGCTTCCCTGTCAATGTTCTTAAGGTGATAAGCTCCCTTTCCATTATTTTTAACCCAAAGTGTTATCCTTCCTCCTTGGATGATATTGGTGCCTATGGCGAGCTAGAGCTTCGACATCTCCTGCAGTATTTTTCAGATGTGCTGGTTCCAGAACGAGCTACAAATGACTTTGCCCTTTTTAAACGTATTGTGTTCAGCCTCAGTCACCTAACATTTCGAGATCTTTGCATAAAGCTAGTCCACAGCAGCTCTGAAATGCATGAGTTGTTTCCTGACTTCACTGTTTTGGCAGCTGTGGCTTTAGTTATGCCGCTTGGATCTACTCTTTTTGAAAAGATGAATCGAGCCAAGgaactgtggaaaaaaattaacctGGAAGATATAGTTGAAAATGGCTTTAGTGACGTTctaaaaatttgcattgataatCCTTCTCTAAATGAACTAGACTTTGCTAAAGCAATTGATTTATTTGAAAACACAAGACAATCAGATAATAAGTGA